The genomic region CGGCAGCGTTTGTCCGGTAGCCGGGTCCCATTGTTCGCCCTCGCCATGCGCGGCGAAGCCCACCACACCAGACCACGGCTCCCCGCCGTCGTTGGTCAGGAAGTAGACCTCGTGGCCGTCGATTCTACGATGCGTCACGCGAATGGGTGCTCGTCGGTCCGCAAGCCGGACATCTTGCTCCAGGAGGGAATCCAGAACCAGTGGCAGCAGCCCTTCGGACCCAGGGGGCAGGAACACGCCGGCTCCGCCGGCGTTGTTGGAGGAGAAGCCCGGAGTTTCCCCGGTACCGAATACTTCCTTGGCCAACGCTGTGACGGCAGACGAGGGAAACTCCTTCTCGCTGTTGGCGGGCAGACACGACACCGCGACCAGTGCGCCGCCCGAACGCCAGAACGCCGCCAATGTCTCCCACGCCCGGAGCGGCAAGGTATCGGCGCATGGGAGGACCACGACGCGCCATTCCAGGTTGCCGTGCCGCAGCACGCCGTTGTCGACCGTGGCCTCACACAAGGCCTGCCCGTCCACGTACGTGAAGTCACGCCGCGCCTCGAAAAGGGCATTGCCACAAACGCCGTAGACGGACTGAATACGTTGTGCGATGGCGGGACAGTCTTCCGTCCAGTGGCGCGATGGCGCGAATCTCGGCCACACGCTCTCCACAGGGTAGAGCAACGCGATGTCAGCGACCTGAAAGCCGCCCTTGAGCATCGTGCAACAGCGCCCCACCCACTCGTTGATGCGCACGATCTGATCCGTTGAAAGGCCGGCAAAGGAATAGTAGCTCGTAATGGTCGTGATGCCGTTCAGCATGAGCCGGTTGCACGTGCCGCGAATCTCGTCCTCGGTGACCACGCGCACGGGCCGGTCATCTCCCTCGCGGCGGTATCGCTGCGCGTGGTCCGAGGTCTCGCTCATCGTAACGGAGCGGGTCTCCAGTTCGGCGGCGCTGCTGATGAGCCGCGCCACAGACCAGGGAACATCGGCGGGAATGCTGGTCAGGCAATCGATGCTTGGGGCGTCCAGCCGCCGGATGCAGCGGAAGAAGTCGCCGTACAGCGGTACGTGCCCGAGCAAAGACTCTTCGAGCAACAAGTGGCCGCCCGAAAGCGTATTGTGCTCGCGGCACCAGGATTGAATCTGTCCAAAGTAGTTTTCGGAAACCAGTTCGCCGACCGTGAGCCAGAAATCATAGCGCACGGCGAGAGCTTTAGCGCCCGCGTCGCTTACGAGCGCCGGGATGAGCGGTTCGAGCGCGTAACCGTGCCGCCGCTCGAATTCGCCGGCCAGGTTGGGCGCCCAGGGCAACACGCGATACGTCTGCCGTTTCATGAACAGGCTCATCAGCGATGGCTCGTCGGTAAACGTCGCGATGAACCAGGCACCCAAATCGTTCCCGAGCCGCTGCGCATACGCCCCATGAGTCAGTTCGATAAACCGTCTTGCCGGTTCCGGCATCAGGAGATTGGGGTAGGGGTTTGCGTCGGACAGGTTGCCGTCGGCGTGCGTACCCTCGTGCAGATAGCCTCTCGTGATGACCATGACGTGCCAGTGGCCTGCGGGCGCGTTCCATTTGAGCAGGCCGTCATGCGTTTGACCCGAGAGGTCGACGCCTTGCTCCAGGTCGGTCACACCGTTCGTGATTGGAAAGGCGGCCGCTCGTTGCAGTTCGCCCGGCGGAACGGCGATTGACACGTCGCCTCCCGCCGACATTGCATCGGCAATATAGATTCCCTGCGCCTGCCATTCGGGGTGGCCGCGAAGCGTCAGGCCCCCGGCCTTGCAGGAGGGATAACCCCGCTCGTCGTAGAGCCACAGGGCCATGCCCATGTCTTTTGCCTCACGCACGCCCCGCGTAAATGAGGCCCATTTTTCGTCACTCTCCAGGTAGTCGGCGAACGCGACGTTTGTTACCATGCCGCCGAAGCCTTGTCCGGCGAGTGACTGAAGCAGTTCGTGTTGGCTCTCGGGCGAGTCCGGCAGGTTGTGAACAATCTTCAGGATGCGTGTCTCCGCGGGCGGGTCCGCGAAACGCCGCTTGGCGAGTGAGGGTTCGGCTTCAGAGCCGGAAGCCTGGGCCGAAATGCCGCAGTTGGGAAGAAGGCGGAGCACGGCGCCCGTCAACCCGGCTTCGGCATACGTGACAAGGGAGCGCGCAAGCAGCAGGACCAAACACAGTGTTGTCACGCGCGCGCTGATCGAATACTGTTTCAAACGTCTCGTCCTTCTCTTGCCGCGAAAGCGATGCCATGGTTCATACAGGGAACTGCGCCAATCTATGCGCGGAAGAGGTTCAGTTTCAAACAGCACCGGCCTGTGGGCCGCGGGAAATTGAAGCCAGCCGTTCTGGCGAGGGTCAGACCTGCGTTCAGTAAACGCAGACGCGTAAGGAACTCGCCGGCACGCGCAGTACGAGCGGTATACAGATTGGTGATAACGACCTATGGAGTATGGGTATGTCTACAATGGTGTGAGCTAACGCCGGTCCATTATCCGTGACACTGGTACCCTGCAGGGACCCTTATTGAGGTACAAGTGGAAGGCCGTGAAATAACCGTCAGGGATGTTGTCAATGAACGGTCATGGCGGCAGGCGCTGCGAAACGGTGTCTTGTAATTCGGGAGCAGGGTTCTGTATGATGACATTCTTGGAATGCGGGATCACACGAGTGCGGTGGCGGCAGGTCTTGGCTGGTGATTGCGCAATTACTCATCTTAGTCTGCTCTATATATCGCTTAACGTGAGTGCTCGATAATGCGTGTTCTCTTCGTTCTCAATATTCCCTATGCCATAGAACCTCATGGCGCCATGCTGCTGTCGGCAATATGCAAGCAGGCGGGCCATCACGTGGACTTGGCCTTGTTGCGAAAGGACAACCTTTTGGAGCGGGTCCGGAATGGCAAGCCGGACGTCGTGGCGTATAGTGTTATTGGCAGCGAGATTGATGTTTTCGCGAAGGCAGATGCGCGGCTGCGCGACCACATGGCCAAGTCTGGCCAGAAGGTCTTTCGGATCATGGGGGGGCCTCATCCGACGTTCAATCCGCAGGTGCTGGACGAATTGCAGCTCGATGCGATCTGCCAGGGAGACGGCGAGCGCGCCTTCGTGGAGTTGTTGAGGCGTCTTGGAACGGGGGAATCCCTGGACAGAATTCCCAACATCGCGCTGACGAGCAAAGGGGCCGAGGTGTTGGAGAAGTTGAGCGGCGACGAACTCGACCGGTTGCCACATGCCGATAGGGAGATTTACTACAAGGCTGTGCCTTACATTCCGCACACGGGACTGCGTTCGTTCATGACATCCCGTGGCTGCCCGTTCAATTGTTCGTTCTGCTACAACCACGTGTACAACAGAATGTTCAAGGGCTGCGGTCCGATAATGCGCCGCCGCTCGGTGGATGGCGTCCTTTCTGAAATCGAGTACGTGCGCGAGAAATTTCCGCCCATGCGCTTTATCCGCTTCTTCGATGACAGTTTCGCGCTCACGGTCGATGATTGGTTGCGCGAGTTCGCGGAGGAGTATCCCAGGCGTATCGGGATTCCGTTCTATTGCCTGATGCGCCCTAATGTTTTCACGGAAGAGGCGGCCTCCCTGCTGAAAAAAGCGGGATGCTACTCGATATCGATGGCGGTGGAGGCCGGAACGGAACCGATCCGGAACGGCATCCTCAAACGAAATCTCTCAGACGACGATCTGCGCCGCGCATTCAGCCTCGCGCGGAAGACCGGCCTGAAGACATATGGCAACACGATGGTTGCCGTTCCAGGCACACGGCTTGAGGATGACCTGACGTCGCTCAAGTTCACGCGAAGCTTGGGGCTTACCGTGCCTACTTTCAGTGTATGTAGTCCTTCGCGGGGCACTACGCTTGCGGATTACGCCATCGAACGAGGATTGATCAGCCCGGACGCGGAACTCATTACCCGATTCTCGGGTTTCAGCCCGCTCAACTGCTATACGGAGAAAGAGAAGGCGATTCAGGCGCGCATCGCCTGCCTGGGCACGCTCTACTGCACTGTGCCCGGATTCATGACGCCGCTGGTAGAAAAGATGATAACGGCGCCGTTTCCCATGGGGCTGGCAAGGAAGATCGGCTTCAGTTTCAGCGTATTTCGCATCGCCACGCGCCTGTTTCCGCATGCCATTCCACTTAACCCCATAACTATTGCAAAAGTCGCCATCGACGGCATTCGGTATTTCTGGTGACCGGAGCGGTCGTGTGAAAAACGGGTCTGGGGGCGGTCCCAAGTTCTCCGGATGGAGTGGCCATTTTAAGGTCTGCGGTATACAATCTCAATCACGTCTTTTCCGAGACGGATGAGAAGCATCGAAGGCTGGCGGGACCTGCGCTGGAAAGGCGTTGTGCTGTGATAATCGTGTCCAGACACCTTGAAAGAGATGAAATGGATTTGCGCTGCCTATTCCTGCGTTGTCTGGTCATCGCCATGCTCTTGTCCGTGCAAGTTCCGCTTTCCGCGGCGCAACCGCCACAGCCGATCGCCGAGTTTCCGGAAAAGCCGGTCCTGGTACAGTTGACGGACGGCGCATTCCTGGTCTTTTTCGTGCGCATGAAGGCGGATGGGCAGGTGGTCACGGCGAGGACGTCGCAAGACTTGGGCGCGACATGGAGCGAGGAATCGCACGTGATGGCTTTGTCGCCGGAAGCAGGCGGATGGACCTTGCCGGAGGCGCTTGTGGACAGCGAGGGCGAGGTGCACTTGTTCTTCCTTAATGATGCGCATAGCGGCGTGATTTTGACGGGCGAGGACCAGCGCCCCAAGGCGGGCCGCTTGCATGAGCGGAGACTCGACATATGGCACGCGCGCTCGCGTGACGGGCGCGCGCGCTGGGAAGAACCCAAGAAAATCTGGGAAGGCTACACGGGCGCGCTGAATTCGGTCATCGAGACGCACACAGGCCGGATTCTGCTGCCGTTCTCTTGCCTCACGAATCGGACGTGGGCGAACCGGGGCGAGGGTCTTGACACATTCACGTATCGGGGACAGTTCGACTCGACGCTGGTCTATTCCGATGACGGCGGCGAGACTTGGGTATGGCCGCCGGTGCGGCTTAAAACGCCCACGCCAGACATCGTGTCCGCGTACGGCGCTGTCGAACCCGTCATCGTCGAACTGCGCGATGGCCGTATCTGGATGCTCATCCGCACGCAGCAAGGCCGCTTTTACGAATCGTTCTCGCCGGACGGCGCGGCGTGGGGCACACCGATGCCTTCGGCCATCGTGTCCTCCGATTCGCCGGGCGGGATTGTGCGCCTGACGGACGGACGCCTCATGCTCTTCTGGAACAATTGTCTGCGTTATCCCTACGCCTATGGGGGACGGCAGGTGCTGCACGCGGCGATCTCCGCCGATGAAGGACAGACTTGGCGGGGCTATCGCGAAGTCGCCCGCGACCCATTGCGCAATGAGCCGCCGCCCCCGCGCGGCGATCACGGCACGGCGTATCCATTCCCGATTGCGTTGCGGGATGGCCGGGCCGCGTTTGTGACGGGACAGGGCGCGGGCCGCGTGGTGTGCAAGGTCGTGGACCCCGAGTGGCTCACGGAGCCCCGGCAAGAAGAACGTTTCGCCGAAGGGCTCGATTCGTGGTCCGTGTTTGGCACGCGGGGTGTGAGCCTATTCCCTCATCCGGACCGCCCCGATGCTCGGGCGCTGCACATTGGCCGCGAGGATACGGACTGGCCCGCCTGTGCGGTCTGGAATTTTCCCGCTGGCGCGGCCGGCAGCATCCAACTCCGGCTTCAACTCCTGCCGGATTCCCCCGGTGCGCATATCGGCATCACGGACCATTTCTCGACGCCTTTTGACTTGGAAGAGGTTTTCCATAATCTGTTTGACGTTACGCTGGGACCGGACGTTGTGCCGCCGGGGCAATGGCACGATATCGAACTGCGCTGGGACTGCGGCAGGCGCGCGTGTGAAGTCCTGGTGGATAGCGAAACCCATGTCGAAGCGCATCAGACGCGCGACAGCGTGTCGCCTTGTTATCTGCGCCTGCGCACAGCGGCGGAGACCGCGCCGGACGCGGGTTTTCTCGTCGAATCCGTCGTTTCAGACGTGACGCATGCCGCACAATAGAAGAAAGGGACATGCCTGTGGCGGCTGGCGATTTCTACTTCGCGATTAACGCGACCTTTCGTTTCATTCTCCAGAATTACGGAGAAGCGGCGTTGGTCAATTACTGGCGCGCCCTGGGGTCGGAGCATTATGCGCCGCTGGCGGAGCGTTTTCGTGCGGGCGGACTTGACGCCGTCGCTCGCTATTGGACGGAGTTCTTTGCGCGGGAGCCCGGCGGCGCGGTATCCGTTGGGAAAGAGGCTGGCTGCGTCATAGTCGACGTGCGCGAATGCCCGGCAATCCGGTGGCTGCGCCTGCACCAGCGCGCTATCATTCCAAGTTACTGCCAGCACTGCCTGCATGTTTCCACGGCGATTGCGGAGAAGGCGGGCATGCGCTTTGAACTGGAGGGCGGCGGCGGAACGTGCAAACAAACCTTTCACACCGGCAATCAGGAAACCCCGGCATGATCGGCGTACAGGATTTTTGCGGTCATTACGACTGGACCTTCGAATATCTCCGGCGCACCCACGGCGAAGCTGCGCTACAGCGCTACTGGTCGGAGGCAATTGCCTTCGATTCACAGCGGCACGCCTATGAACTCATCCGTGCCCGGGGATTCGACGGCATGGAAGCATACTGGGGACATACCCTGACGCAGGAGGAGGCCGGGTACGCGATTACGCGCACCGAGGAGGTGTTTCGCATCGACATGCACGAATGCCCCTCGAAGGGATTTCTGCTGAAGAACGGCTTGGCGGCCTATGAGGACTACTGCGCGCATTGCATGGGCTGGATCGGTCCCGTTGCGGAGCGTGCGGGATTCACCATTGACCATGAGCACAACCATTGCGGCCAGTGCTGGTGGGAGCTTTACCGGGCAGACACGGACCCGGACCGTGTCGCCGTCCGCGCGAAGGCGGGCGGGAGGAAGTGTGAATCAAGGCCCGATTGGCGCAACGGCGTGCATCATGTGTACCGGCAATGCCGGCAACAGCCCATGGGCACGGAGCCAAACGACGCATTTCCCGCCTGAATCATGCGGCGTTTCCGCGCCGCCGGATGGTAAGGTCAGGGTCAACCGGCTGCGTTGGAAAGACCAGACTGGCAAGAAAACCGATGGAGAGACTGAGAAAGAAGCTGACCGGGAAGTAGTAGACGAAGTGAATGTCCGTTTCTTTCTGTATCCACATGGTCACCGGAAGCGCTACCAGCACCCCCGTCAGCCAGCCCGCGAACGAGCCGCGTCTGGTCAGTATGCCGAGCAAGAAGAGCGCGAGCACCGGGCCGGAGAATAGACCGAGAAACGTCTGGGAAGCTTTGATAACGTCGCCTATGGCCGATGCGAAGAAGGCCACGGCCGTAGCCAGCATTCCGAAGAACAGGGTGAGAACGCGCGCCAGCAGCAGATCTCGCGTTTCAC from Candidatus Hydrogenedentota bacterium harbors:
- a CDS encoding exo-alpha-sialidase; this encodes MDLRCLFLRCLVIAMLLSVQVPLSAAQPPQPIAEFPEKPVLVQLTDGAFLVFFVRMKADGQVVTARTSQDLGATWSEESHVMALSPEAGGWTLPEALVDSEGEVHLFFLNDAHSGVILTGEDQRPKAGRLHERRLDIWHARSRDGRARWEEPKKIWEGYTGALNSVIETHTGRILLPFSCLTNRTWANRGEGLDTFTYRGQFDSTLVYSDDGGETWVWPPVRLKTPTPDIVSAYGAVEPVIVELRDGRIWMLIRTQQGRFYESFSPDGAAWGTPMPSAIVSSDSPGGIVRLTDGRLMLFWNNCLRYPYAYGGRQVLHAAISADEGQTWRGYREVARDPLRNEPPPPRGDHGTAYPFPIALRDGRAAFVTGQGAGRVVCKVVDPEWLTEPRQEERFAEGLDSWSVFGTRGVSLFPHPDRPDARALHIGREDTDWPACAVWNFPAGAAGSIQLRLQLLPDSPGAHIGITDHFSTPFDLEEVFHNLFDVTLGPDVVPPGQWHDIELRWDCGRRACEVLVDSETHVEAHQTRDSVSPCYLRLRTAAETAPDAGFLVESVVSDVTHAAQ
- a CDS encoding B12-binding domain-containing radical SAM protein, with amino-acid sequence MRVLFVLNIPYAIEPHGAMLLSAICKQAGHHVDLALLRKDNLLERVRNGKPDVVAYSVIGSEIDVFAKADARLRDHMAKSGQKVFRIMGGPHPTFNPQVLDELQLDAICQGDGERAFVELLRRLGTGESLDRIPNIALTSKGAEVLEKLSGDELDRLPHADREIYYKAVPYIPHTGLRSFMTSRGCPFNCSFCYNHVYNRMFKGCGPIMRRRSVDGVLSEIEYVREKFPPMRFIRFFDDSFALTVDDWLREFAEEYPRRIGIPFYCLMRPNVFTEEAASLLKKAGCYSISMAVEAGTEPIRNGILKRNLSDDDLRRAFSLARKTGLKTYGNTMVAVPGTRLEDDLTSLKFTRSLGLTVPTFSVCSPSRGTTLADYAIERGLISPDAELITRFSGFSPLNCYTEKEKAIQARIACLGTLYCTVPGFMTPLVEKMITAPFPMGLARKIGFSFSVFRIATRLFPHAIPLNPITIAKVAIDGIRYFW